The following is a genomic window from Spirosoma foliorum.
ATGCTAGTCAATAAAAGCAACCCGAATAGGGAAAGAGTAAGAAGTTTCATGCTATGAACCGATTTAGGCACGGAGTAAAGGTACTTTATCCATACCAGTAAGCTGAAAAGGCCCCTATTTTACCCCAATTTTCAATCAGGCATCAGCAAATCGCTCATAATCATAGCTATAGTTGTTTAATGAACACAGAGGCATAGAGAACGCAGAGTTATAAAGAAATTAATCTAAACCGGTTCAATATGCACGAGCACGTCATATACGGCCGGTTTCTCTTTAAGAATGGCGGCTTTAACGGCATGGGCAATAGCATGTCCTTGTGCGACTGTTAGTTCCCCCGGCACCAGTACGTGTAAATCGATGAAGTACTCGAAGCCAGTTTTTCGAACCCGAAATTTATCAATTCCTTTTACCTGAGGGACGCTTAAGGCAAGCGTTCGAAGCTCAGTTTGCCAGTCGCCAGCGGGCGTTTCGTCCATGATTTCACCGAACGATGGCCGGAAAATGTGGTAGGCGTTGTACACGATAACGACCGAAGCCAGCAACGCGGCCCAGTCGTCGGCACTTTCGTAGCCGGGGCCGCCAATCAGGGCAATACTGATGCCCACAAACGCGGTTAGTGACGTAATGGCATCGCTGCGGTGGTGCCAGGCGTCGGCTTTCACGGCACTACTATCTGTTTCATCGCCAACCTTCGCAACGCGCCGAAACAGCACTTCTTTAACAATCACAACACCCGCTAATACGGCCAGCGTAAAGGGAGCTGGTGTTTCGTGCGGTAACTGAATGTTTCGGATACTTTGCAGGGCAATCAAAATAGCCGCGCCAACCAGGGCCATCGCCACCACGATAGCGGCTAGTGGCTCGGCCTTTCCGTGGCCATAGGGGTGATTCTGATCAGGAGCTTTGGACGCGGTACGAAGGCCAAACCAGACAAAAATCGACGTCACGATGTCAGTGCCCGATTCCATCGCATCGGCAATCAGGGCGTAGGAGTGCCCCAGCCACCCGGCCAGCCCTTTTACCAGTACCAGCCCGATGTTAACCGCGATGCCGACCAGCGTTGATTGTTGGCCCCGCTCGGCCTGATGAGGTTTTATTGGTTGTTCCATGTAGGATATGATATATTGTTGTCATTTATCTCAATTAGTGGCGTCAGGTGTAAGCACCTGACACCACCGTACTACTACAACTAACCAGCCAGTTTAGCTCGTTCAGCACTGATAAAATACGCGCCTT
Proteins encoded in this region:
- a CDS encoding cation diffusion facilitator family transporter is translated as MEQPIKPHQAERGQQSTLVGIAVNIGLVLVKGLAGWLGHSYALIADAMESGTDIVTSIFVWFGLRTASKAPDQNHPYGHGKAEPLAAIVVAMALVGAAILIALQSIRNIQLPHETPAPFTLAVLAGVVIVKEVLFRRVAKVGDETDSSAVKADAWHHRSDAITSLTAFVGISIALIGGPGYESADDWAALLASVVIVYNAYHIFRPSFGEIMDETPAGDWQTELRTLALSVPQVKGIDKFRVRKTGFEYFIDLHVLVPGELTVAQGHAIAHAVKAAILKEKPAVYDVLVHIEPV